The Loxodonta africana isolate mLoxAfr1 chromosome 12, mLoxAfr1.hap2, whole genome shotgun sequence genome segment AAACTAAAACCGAGCTCTGGGTCTGGAACCTGATGAGTTTTACCGCCGGGGCAGGCCGCGTGGCCTTGTCGAATTTTACCTTTACCCTCCTTGGCCCATGAACAGGCAGGAAGCCGGCACCGTGCCACCTGCTGGTATCGCCCCAAACCAACCTCCGAAACCCGGAGCGCTTACCGCCTTACCTGCCAGCGGGCCTGCCTCCGCCAGCACCCGGTGGCTCATGGCGCGCGGCGCGCCCGCCCCGCCGCCTGTGGTAGCCCTTCGGGTAGCCCTTCCGAGCGTCGCTCCCCGGAGTCGGACCCCTGCGGACGGCATGCGTCCCGTTAGCCCCCAGACCCCGCCCCTTACCCCCCGGGGCCTCCCGGCACGCTGACCCTGGCCCCTCTTCCATCCCTCCCAAGCTGCTTCCGGCCTCCCGTGCCCCCGCCCCACCGCTCACGCACTGTGCCCACTGACCCCGGCGCCCCGGCTCCGGCGACCACACACCCGGGAGGAGCAGAGCGCGCACACAGGCCGCCAGCGCCATCTTCACCGGGCGGCTTGGGGTCGCCGGCAGACTGAGGCCTCGCCTCCCGCCGGGCCTGGAACCGCCCCACACCGCCCCGCCCCGGTGCCACCCGGGTGATGGGCCCTTGTCCCCGCGGCCCTGGGTCCCATGCGGGCTGAGCAGGAGGGTCAGCCGGTGTAGGTCCCGCCAGGATGGGACGATCCAGGTGTGGGTCCTGGCCCCATCACGCGGGAAGCGTCAGGGCTGGCTTTCAGACCGCTGCTGCCCACCCGACCGCCAGCCAACAATCAAAATCAGGAAGCTAGGACAAAGTGCGGGGCTGCGGGATGGTCATCCGAGTATAAGTCACCAAGTGCGGGGCCAGGGATGATCGCTGAATATAAATTGTGGAAGTCACGGAATTTTCCAGAGCCCCAGGAATGCGAGCCCATAGTGGTGGAGAGGGACTTTGGGGATGGACAAGCACGTATTAGAGGTGATTACTGAGCCTTCTTGAGCAATCCCACTACCTGCAGGGGGATGCCGCCCCGGACACCAGTCAGGGCTGTTATGTGACTCTGATATGAAGCCCAAACACAGGGGCTCGGTAACACTGTGGGTCCAGGAAAATGTCTGCTCCTAACAGTGGCACAACCTTTCTCTTTCTTGAAGGGTTGCAACTGTTTTGAGGTGGAAAATGTTTTCCACAGCTGCCTACCTAATGACGTTCAGGTTTCTGTGGAGTTAGGGTTCTACGTTCCTGGGAATATAAAGGTAGCAAGAACACCTCAGATGTGTCTGCCCACAAGAAGCAACCCAGCATTCCAGGTACACTTAAAAACCACATATCCTGAAGCTTGCATTTTTGGGGATGTGACTTTGGCCTTCACTTAGGCATGATAAACACTTTTTTTATATCCCTCCCAATAGAAGCTAAAAAATGGACAGGAAGGAGGCAGTGAAACCACCAATATCTGCTCTGCATTCTAATCCTAGGTTTATTCAATACAATCCTCTCATTCTACACAATAAGGTACAAACACATCatgtaaaatgctacaaagtTACAAAACTCAAAACAAATTTTATAGTACTGACTGTACAACAGAAGCCAGAAAAGCAATGTACGCTTTGCCGAGTTAACCTGCAAAACCACCATGAGTGAcggctgtggggcagctctgggTGACCTGCAGAGCTGGCTCTTGGCTTGTTCACTAAATTCAGAGAGAGAGGGGAGACACGGGTGCGTGGGGTCTGAGCACATGTAGAAAACAACCATTTGCACTAATGAACAGGGAGAGGGTTCCGCTGGACTGCTGTGACCAAGAGGTGAGGGGACCTGGGCACAGGGATGGAAGCTCCTTCTCTTTCTCGAAGGGTTACAGACTGGTCCCAGGCCATTTGGTACCAGCTGGGCAGCACTGCGTGTCCCTGCAGGCTTTGCTGCTGAACCAACTCTCTTGGGAACTGGAAACTGGTGGGCCTTCTGGCTGGAAAACCAGAGGGTGTCTTTACAGGCACCACCCCAAACCACCAACTCATCTGCTGCCAGACACAGAGGAAATGTCCTAACTGCTGCCTAAGAAGCCTTCCCCTCCGCCGCCCCGAAACGAGGGATTCCCTTTCCTGCTCATCCTCTCTGGCTAGAAAAGTGACAGCACTTGGTTGGACGGGACATAAGTTACAGGGGGCGAGGAGCTTCTGCTGCCCTGCTCTATCGGGATGAGTTGGAGCTGGAGCGGctccggtggcggcggcggccagGGGACCGGGACCGCCGACGCACAGGGGACCTGCGTCGTGGAGAGCGGGACCTGTAGAGGGGAGGAGACAGTGTGTCAGACACCAAGGAACAAAATGCCTGGCAATGCTCTGCATCTGGACCCCAGGGCTCAAGTCGGCTTCTCTCAGGAATTCTGTATGGCTTTAAATTTATACATGTTTGAAGGACTGACGTGGAGCCCTTGGGAAGGGAGATGAATGCTGTCAAGACTAACAGCATCTCAAGTTTCCCTCTTCTCGAGGGTGCAGAGAACATAGCTCAACCACAAGCAAGGGAAGGCCAAACTCTGGCCCCTGCCGAGGGGAATCAGCCTCCCCGCTACTGCTTTGACCAAAGCTGCCTCCTCCCCAGCCCCCTCTGGATCCATCCCAGCTGGAAGGGAAAGGGGGCCTGGATCTGGTGGCACCAGATCCAGAAGTCTCTTGAGAACACCACATAAAGGTGTACCCCCAGGACCTCACCTTCTGCTATCCACTGCCTTCCTCCCCTCTTTCAGAAGTGTAACAAACTTGATGAGCCTCAAAAGGCCACGGTAACCCTGCTGTCCCCATGCACCCCACAAAGTACCAGAATAAAAAATAGGGGAGGCTAAATAGAGGGCCCAACCTCACACTCAGCACCCCGTGAGACTCAAAGACCAACTTACCGTCTTCTCATTCGTGGGGGTGACCGGCGCCACATGGGGGGCGGTGGCAGCATTCTCCTGGGAGGGCTGAATCGCCTGGGGGGTGGCCTAGGCCAGGGTGCCAGCACAGCTGTGGCAGTGATCTCCTGGCCGTCGATTTGTCCTGTGGAGAAAGGACCAAGCCATAATATAATTAACATAAAGTACTTCGTGATAGTGAAGAAAAAGACACGAGCGCAGCCAGGCAGGAAGGGACATCACGGGGGCAGTGGTGGGGAGAGGAGAACCTTGAGACTGCAGTTCAGGGCACTGTGCAGAGCCCAGGCACAGTCCCTATGTCCCCCAAAGGGGTGCAAGGGCTCTTCTGCCCCTAGTAAAAGTACTGGCAGGAGACCCAAGCACGAACACACTAAAAAATCTTCACTTAAGGAATCATAACCTAAGGTGGCCCCTGGCCCACTGCCACAAATGACCCAAATCACAGATTTTATGGCATTGATTATGCAGAAACAGAGACAACATGATCTTCTGCCCGATCACTGGGAAGGCCCTGCCCCCATGCCTCCTCCTGGAGAGTGTGCCCGTTTCCTCCATGGTGCATAGCACATTCAGGGCACACACACAAAGCCTGCCAGAATCTTAAGAAACTTTGGTATATTTTAATCCCCCCACACCAGGACTTATCCAAGTCTCTCAAGTTTTCAGCAACTGCCCAGACCATCAAATACGACGTGACTGCCAGTCTCTGAGCAGAAGGCACAATTCACAGGGCCACGGAGCTGGTACTTGCACAGAGTGATGGACCACACTTTACACTGAACTCCTCAGTCCTTCAGATGGATTTCAATAAATTTAAATCAACGGAGCTGGCTACCATGAAAGGAAATGCCCTAATACCTAAACTCTACCGGGGCTCAAAGGCAATCATACAACAAACTGCTTTGCTCTTTACCAAGTTCCTAACAGGGCCTTGGCGGAGTCCAAAGCCAAACGGCCCTGGGTGTTGTCCTCATCCTAGCTGCCTACATGACAGCAACAGGGTGCTGAGCAAAGACAAACGCCACATTCCTTAAAATGCTGACCTGAAGACAAAATGAAAACTGGCCACCCAGAACCACTTACAAGCGTTCAAATGCTGTGAAAACCACTCTACCCAATACAAAGGGCTATAAGTATTACAAACAGTTAAAAGATAAAAGCTTTGGAGAAAAGTGAAATTTCAGTAAACTGGTCACTCAGTAAAACAGTCCTAAAAATGCTAAAATGTTAACAGAGTAGAAGATGACTCAAAAAAGATTAAAGGAAACATGACTGCGTAAAAACCCAAACCTTTCGTTCATTACATTCATAAAAACATACTCTAAAATCATCATTTGCTTCTTAAGCTCTTAACAGATTGAAAATTCCTTAAAATGCTAATATATGcgtatctgaattttttttcaagaGTAATGTTCCAAAAACATGTTTTGGGTAACCATACACCCACTAAGTAAGAATTAAGCTCCTCAAAGAGCTCCAGGGAGGTGCTGACGTGCAGCCAGGCTGAAAACCAGCTCGAAAGGTCCCCACGTGGAGCAGCTGGCCAGTCCCTGGCGCAGGACAGAGGGGAGGCCTGAAGGGTGTTGGAGGTCACCCACCTCCATCCATGTGTTTCAGTGCCTTCTCGGCCTCGTCTGGATTCTCAAACTCCACATAGGCATAGCCTTTGGACAGATGGGGGTGCATCCTCTCCACGGGCATGtcaatcatttttattttcccaTAGGTGGAGAAGATCTCCATGATGTGgtcctggagggaaagaagagtcaCTGGAATGCTCTCCCACCACTGGTGGCCTTAGGAATCAGAAGTCTCCTGGAACAACTGAAACCTTGGTGGAGCACAAACAGTTCCTCATGAGGATAGCCACTGGCATTTTGGGGTATGTCTTCTAGATACCTGTAcaattttccactaaaaggactTGCTATAACTTATTTAATTGCTGATCTTATGGGAATCACGGGCTGCCATGTCAGTCCCCCAAAAATGGCATTCTCAGTTCACCCTCAGGCATGGCTGATTCCCCACACATTTCAATTCAAAGATGTCACAGAACAGATGTGCACCCACCTATCGGGTGGGTGCACGGTTTCTCACCTTGGTCACATTCCTAGTAAGTCTCCCAATGTGCACTTTGGTGGGTTTAGGGGAAGGACTCCGCCTCTTCCgttccttttcatctcttttgGGTGGTTTGGATCTAATGGGGGAAGAACACCCAGAAACAATTTGTCAAGTGAAAATATACTGGATTTCTTTTCAGCAGGGATGCTAACTGCTAGTATCAGCTTTTTTATAAGAAGCTTCCCCTGCCAGTTCACGTGTATCACCTGTCTCAGAAATCCTAGGAAAACAGAAAGACTTCCTTCCTGTCTACTTTTATGATAATCACAGTAGGTCTATAACACCCCTGTGCATGTATGAGCTACCAAGAATGTGTGTGTCAGCCGAGCAGTGGTGTAAGGGTGCTCACTTGGAGCGGGAACGCCGCCTGTTGTCATGTCTGCGCCGGGAAGGGCTGGGGGAGCCAGAAGAGCTGCTGGAGCTGGAGCTGCGGGACGTGCTAGAGCTGCCTGAGCGGCTGGATGCTGAGGACGAGCTGGAGCCACTGCTGGAGCCTGTGCTGGTGCTGGAGCCCGAGCTGGATGTGGAGCTGGAGCGAGACCTGGAGGCAAGAGGGGTTGTTATGGGTGGCCAGTGTGGGAGGCACCCCCCATCCCCAGACCCTCCTCCATGAGTCTACCACACCTCCCGAGAGGGGGACACCAGTACGCTCTGAATCCCCAGCCTCCTCTCTCCCCATGAAAGAGGAAACATGCACACCCAGGACAAAGGATTCGGCAGGGGTGGAAAGCCTCCTTCCTCCTTCATGCTGAGCTGGTGACAGGATAAGAGCAAGCTGGATTCTACCGACAGAGAAGCCTTTCCTGTTGTGAGGCCAAAGAGGAGGCTGGCAGAAGTTCAGAGCCACCAGCTTAGATCAGGAAGGTGGCTGCTGATGGACTAGGATGAACGATAAGCTCTAGGCCAGAACAATCCAACCATGACTTTGAATGAAATGCACTTTCAAAGAAAAACAGACCCCCAATTTCATATTCCTTAAtatctccaaaaaagaaaaaacccaaacaccATCTCCTACATATGACCAGAGCAAAGCTCAAATCAGTCTGCCACCCCCAGGGGTCTGTGCGTCACACTCAGGTGTGGGGTATTTGGGGACAAGAGCCACAAAGCCCTCAATGCCTAGGCCAACTTGCCCCACCTGGTGCTGCTGCTACCACTGGACGCACTGCGCCTCTTTCGAATTTTATCCCTGCCACGGTCCTTCTCACTCGACTCCTTGGTGCCCCCTTTATCTTTAGAGCGGTCCTTGGACTTCTCATCAGAGCGGTCTTTGCGCTTGgtaggagaaggagccctggatgGTGAGGAAGAGTGTGAGAATGCACATCTCTTTGACCATACCCTGAAACAATAGCACAACCCGAGAGGGGATCCAGAGGGGCTAGAGATCTTGGGTAATCCCAGAGCAAGGTGATTCACGGCTCAGGACACACACATTTTCAATTGTCCCCTTCCTCAGGGTCCCTAGTAGTGTGTACCCCCACAGTAGCACTAGAAAAATCTGGCAGGATTACCTAGTGCTggactttttattattttctttgacTCCTAGCAAGCTCTTCTTTTTCACTCCTGATAAATCCATTCTCCCCTTCTGAGGTGTTCAAAGCAGCAATGGCGGCCTCACTTATCTGAACTCTCACTTCTAACTCGATTCTGAGAAACGATCCCTAATCGATTGCAATTTACGCCAAAGAGCAGCCTAATAACAAGATAAAAGGATTTAGAGTGAACGGATTGGCAAGGCAACAAATCTACTTTGCAGTAAAAGGCTGAGCATATGAGAAGGCGGCAAGGAAACACAGTAAGTAATGGTGCCCACACAGCAAGAAATACACGGGGACAGCGACCATCTCCTCATGAGGAGTCTCTGTCCTCACAAGAGGCTCAAGTAGAATTGTAACCTCACctcgtgtttttttttaagaaaatggggGTGGAGGTGGTAGCTGTCATTGTCACTCTGTAGGTTGTACAACACCAGCTTTTCACTCATAAGCTCGATGATAAACCCCCTACAGGTCCTTAAAAACATTACAGCGCATTTGCATGCAGAACAGAGAAAAACATTCAAGTGTGGCTCTCCTTATAAGATTAGAGCTCTTGTTTTATTGTTCTAGTTTCTTTTTAGAACTAGAAGCAAAAACTGTTCCACAAGTGACTTGTACCAGCCTCAGAACATTTATTACCCAAACAGATAGATAATACGTTTCATTACGAATACTAAAAATGCAGTAAGAGAATACTTTAAAAAGTAGTCCTTGCAATTACTGACCTTTACGTAATGATATGCATGTCAATTTAGGCAGAAGTGTACTGAAACCTGcaatttactttgaaatgcaAGAAAACCTAGGGGCGTGGTTATCCAAGTATTCACTGTACAATTCATTGTACAATTTCTgcatgtttgaaattttttaaatgttggggAAAAACTTAGATATTGCAATTGAATGAGATACTGCATACATTTCATACAGTATATGCTTAACAAATGGTAACTAATGAACACTACCCCAAAACAAAGTACTGATTAGCTATATGCCCTTATTTCCTGGGGACTGCTGCCTCTAATAGTTCCAGTGAGGTTTTGGACAATTTGCTGCAAGCGGGCACAAAGATCTCAGGA includes the following:
- the RNPS1 gene encoding RNA-binding protein with serine-rich domain 1 isoform X3 translates to MDLSGVKKKSLLGVKENNKKSSTRSRSSSTSSSGSSTSTGSSSGSSSSSASSRSGSSSTSRSSSSSSSSGSPSPSRRRHDNRRRSRSKSKPPKRDEKERKRRSPSPKPTKVHIGRLTRNVTKDHIMEIFSTYGKIKMIDMPVERMHPHLSKGYAYVEFENPDEAEKALKHMDGGQIDGQEITATAVLAPWPRPPPRRFSPPRRMLPPPPMWRRSPPRMRRRSRSPRRRSPVRRRSRSPGRRRHRSRSSSNSSR
- the RNPS1 gene encoding RNA-binding protein with serine-rich domain 1 isoform X2 — encoded protein: MAPSPTKRKDRSDEKSKDRSKDKGGTKESSEKDRGRDKIRKRRSASSGSSSTRSRSSSTSSSGSSTSTGSSSGSSSSSASSRSGSSSTSRSSSSSSSSGSPSPSRRRHDNRRRSRSKSKPPKRDEKERKRRSPSPKPTKVHIGRLTRNVTKDHIMEIFSTYGKIKMIDMPVERMHPHLSKGYAYVEFENPDEAEKALKHMDGGQIDGQEITATAVLAPWPRPPPRRFSPPRRMLPPPPMWRRSPPRMRRRSRSPRRRSPVRRRSRSPGRRRHRSRSSSNSSR
- the RNPS1 gene encoding RNA-binding protein with serine-rich domain 1 isoform X1, whose protein sequence is MDLSGVKKKSLLGVKENNKKSSTRAPSPTKRKDRSDEKSKDRSKDKGGTKESSEKDRGRDKIRKRRSASSGSSSTRSRSSSTSSSGSSTSTGSSSGSSSSSASSRSGSSSTSRSSSSSSSSGSPSPSRRRHDNRRRSRSKSKPPKRDEKERKRRSPSPKPTKVHIGRLTRNVTKDHIMEIFSTYGKIKMIDMPVERMHPHLSKGYAYVEFENPDEAEKALKHMDGGQIDGQEITATAVLAPWPRPPPRRFSPPRRMLPPPPMWRRSPPRMRRRSRSPRRRSPVRRRSRSPGRRRHRSRSSSNSSR